In Bradyrhizobium symbiodeficiens, the genomic stretch CCTTGTTGCGGCCGCGGTGTTTTGCGGCGTAGAGCGCGGCGTCGGCGGCTTCGATCAGGTCGCCGGGACGCAAGGCCTCGTTGGGCTTCGCTGCGGCAACGCCGATCGAGACGGTCACGATCATGTGGGCCGAGGTGATGTGCGGTAGGCACAGCCTCAGCACCGCCGCGCGCACCTGCTCGCCGATCTCGACGGCGCGGTTCACGTCGGTGTTCGGCAGCAGCAGGCAGAACTCCTCGCCGCCATAGCGGGCCGCGAAACCCATCGTGTCGGCGGCGATGCCGGACAGGGATTCGCCGAGCCGGGTCAGGCAGGAATCGCCTTCGAGATGGCCATAGGTGTCGTTGAACAGCTTGAAGTGGTCGACGTCGATCATCAGCAGCGCGAGGTCGCTGCCATATTGCTGCGCGCGCATCCATTCGAAGTCGAGGCGGCTCTGGAAACCGCGGCGATTGTTGAGCCCCGACAGCATGTCGATCGAGGCCATCACCGTCAGCCGGTCGTTGCTCGCGATCAGCTCGCGCTCACGCTGGCTCAGCTGCGCCGCCATTGCGTTGAACGCGCGGGCCAGCGGCACGAACTCGGCCGGCAGGCGGTTGCGCGCCGCGCGGGCCGACAGATCGCCCTCACCGAGACGCTTGGCCATGTCGGCGAGCATCTCGATCGGGTTGATGACGAGCTTCTCGGCGGCGATCAGCGCGCCGAGCAGGACGAACACGACGACGAAACCGAGCTGGAGATAGGCGGTACGGATGTCGCGGTTGACCGCCGCCGACACCTTGTCTTCGTCGATGCTGGCGATCAGGCGGGCGTTGGTGCCTGAGATGCGGATGTAGCTGACCGCGCGACGCGAGCCGTCGGCGGCGAGGAAGGACAATGAGCCTTCATCCTGGTCGGAACGCAGCGCCCTGTCGGCGATCGCCGACATCAGCGGCATGTTGTCGAGCGGACGGCCGACCGCACTGTGCTGATCGGCTGGCGCGGCCAGCACGGTGCCTGCGCTGTCGACCAGCACGGCGGTGATGCCGGCGCGGCCGCCGAGATTGTTCATGACCTTCGACATCCAGTCGAGGTTGACCGTGGCGAGCACGACGGCGTCGGATGTGCCGCTGAAGGCGGAGACCGGATAGACAGCCATCACGGTCGGCGTCTGCGCCGGTCGCGACAGGATGAAATCGCTCAGCACGAAGCGGCCGCTCGTTTGGGCCTGCTGAAAGTAGGGCCGGTCGCTCAGGTCGAGGCCGACATACATGTTGTTGGTCGCGCACTGGATGCGCCCGTCTGCGCCCGCGATCAAGAGCGTGCGGATCCAGGGCAGGTTCGACGGCAGGCTGGCGCGCAGCACGTCGCAGCTCTTGCTGACGCCGCCGGCGGAGGCGCGAATGAAGGCCTCCGATTTCAGGATGGTCTCGACCGACGAGATCACCTCGCGCTGCGCATCCGCGCTGTGTCTTGCGACGGTGTTGAATTCAGCCGTGGCCTGCGCGATCTGCCGCGTGCGGGTGTCTTCCAGCGAACGGATGCGCTCCAGCATCAAGGGCGCCACCAGAATCACCGCGAGCAGTGCAAGGCGCGCCCGGATTCCGAGAACCTGCTTGAGTTTCGCTCGTTTGCGGTTGAAACTGACGCTTGCCATCTTCGCTACCCCACCCCGTCCACCAAGGTAAAGCGAAGGGTTCAAAAACTCTTTCTTGAACTCGGTAAAATTGGACTTACCCAGGTTACGACCTTGATCAATCGCCGTCATGACAGATGAAAACGACAAGCCGGTAACCGGCCATTCACCAAACGCGCTCGCCGCGGTCGAAGCCGAAATCGCCCGCGCCTGCAGTGATGCGCGACGCGATCGCGCCTCGGTGACGCTGATCGCGGTGTCCAAGACTTTCGACGCGGATGCAATTATCCCGGTTATCGACGCCGGACAGCGCGTGTTCGGCGAGAATCGGGTGCAGGAGGCCAAAGGAAAGTGGCCTGCGTTAACGTCCGTTTACCCGGGCATCGCGCTGCATCTGATCGGACCGCTGCAGTCCAACAAGGCGAAAGAGGCGGTCGCGCTGTTCGACGCCATCCATTCGGTCGACCGCCCGAGCATTTGCCAGGCGTTAGCCAAGGAGATCGAATCCCAGAACAAGCACCCGCAACTCTTCGTTCAGATCAACACCGGCGAGGAGCCGCAGAAGGCCGGCATCGCTCCTGGCGAGGCCGACGCCTTCCTCGCCAGCTGCCGCGACACCTACGGGCTGACCATCTCCGGATTGATGTGCATCCCGCCGGTCGACGAGCCGCCGGCGGCGCATTTCGCGCTGACCGCCAAGATCGCCGCGCGCAACGGATTGACCAATCTCTCGATGGGCATGAGCGCAGATTTCGCCAACGCCATCATGCTGGGTGCCAC encodes the following:
- a CDS encoding diguanylate cyclase domain-containing protein produces the protein MASVSFNRKRAKLKQVLGIRARLALLAVILVAPLMLERIRSLEDTRTRQIAQATAEFNTVARHSADAQREVISSVETILKSEAFIRASAGGVSKSCDVLRASLPSNLPWIRTLLIAGADGRIQCATNNMYVGLDLSDRPYFQQAQTSGRFVLSDFILSRPAQTPTVMAVYPVSAFSGTSDAVVLATVNLDWMSKVMNNLGGRAGITAVLVDSAGTVLAAPADQHSAVGRPLDNMPLMSAIADRALRSDQDEGSLSFLAADGSRRAVSYIRISGTNARLIASIDEDKVSAAVNRDIRTAYLQLGFVVVFVLLGALIAAEKLVINPIEMLADMAKRLGEGDLSARAARNRLPAEFVPLARAFNAMAAQLSQRERELIASNDRLTVMASIDMLSGLNNRRGFQSRLDFEWMRAQQYGSDLALLMIDVDHFKLFNDTYGHLEGDSCLTRLGESLSGIAADTMGFAARYGGEEFCLLLPNTDVNRAVEIGEQVRAAVLRLCLPHITSAHMIVTVSIGVAAAKPNEALRPGDLIEAADAALYAAKHRGRNKVVEHGVQATETGAADMMMAG
- a CDS encoding YggS family pyridoxal phosphate-dependent enzyme gives rise to the protein MTDENDKPVTGHSPNALAAVEAEIARACSDARRDRASVTLIAVSKTFDADAIIPVIDAGQRVFGENRVQEAKGKWPALTSVYPGIALHLIGPLQSNKAKEAVALFDAIHSVDRPSICQALAKEIESQNKHPQLFVQINTGEEPQKAGIAPGEADAFLASCRDTYGLTISGLMCIPPVDEPPAAHFALTAKIAARNGLTNLSMGMSADFANAIMLGATHVRVGSAIFGHR